The following proteins come from a genomic window of Astatotilapia calliptera chromosome 11, fAstCal1.2, whole genome shotgun sequence:
- the ensab gene encoding endosulfine alpha b: protein MSYVVTPFLLESSRVQKSRIRSSTGTQNGTLNNHLFELVQQPTRHLRVLHTHKMSSENLDSDTQVDYEDEKQDSQEKNANPVKAEEAKLKAKYPGLGQRPGGSDFLMKRLQKGQKYFDSGDYNMAKAKMKNKQLPVAGPDKNLVTGDHIPTPQDLPQRKSSLVTSKLAG from the exons ATGTCATATGTCGTTACGCCATTTTTGTTGGAGAGCAGTCGTGTTCAGAAAAGCAGGATTAGATCCAGTACAGGTACACAAAACGGTACCTTGAATAATCATCTCTTTGAGTTGGTCCAGCAACCGACGAGACACCTGCGTGTCCTCCACACTCACAAAATGTCGTCAGAAAACCTGGACTCGGATACTCAGGTGGACTACGAGGACGAAAAACAG GACTCTCAAGAGAAAAATGCAAACCCAGTTAAAGCAGAAGAGGCGAAGCTGAAGGCCAAATATCCTGGTCTGGGCCAGAGACCCGGTGGGTCAGACTTCCTGATGAAGAGACTACAAAAAGGA CAAAAGTACTTTGATTCGGGTGACTACAACATGGCCAAGGCCAAGATGAAGAACAAACAGCTTCCTGTGGCAGGGCCTGACAAGAATCTGGTAACTGGTGACCACATTCCCACGCCACAAGATCTACCCCAGAGGAAGTCCTCCTTGGTGACCAGCAAGCTAGCTGGCTAG